From one Rosa rugosa chromosome 4, drRosRugo1.1, whole genome shotgun sequence genomic stretch:
- the LOC133746388 gene encoding uncharacterized protein LOC133746388, whose translation MHPSKTPILMEVKSSEEAASRALEIASGNHMTTIILSHSIERFYPISNHIETVLPTPVSFVTVNGTYESGNGEVDVTLRSRGYVDRTWSVSLKYETSRTRTMFSSGDWSCKRRRSLGTSAEFHDGWLDFKKDNELISGDCIILEMIKEPAANDEKLVFELVHVFRPPTTTLPSEKWKRPRDHENEETVNVKHKNSDQHNEADLFSAEVYDSLVEICKEKEEVVSELECQLAECEGKQLGDENILGLRTMHAEAVEDLNKFRIHTSAVLNFCKDKRQRLQKLFADEKKIQMEKSKIMARFEDHLRSI comes from the exons ATGCATCCATCGAAAACTCCCATCCTGATGGAGGTGAAAAGCAGTGAAGAAGCTGCTAGTAGAGCTTTAGAGATAGCATCCGGAAATCATATGACTACTATAATCTTGTCTCATTCAATTGAACGGTTTTACCCCATAAGCAACCACATTGAAACTGTGCTG CCAACGCCTGTGAGTTTTGTGACTGTAAATGGCACTTACGAGTCTGGCAATGGTGAAGTCGATGTGACCCTTCGAAGTCGGGGGTATGTTGACAGGACTTGGTCTGTTTCTCTCAAGTATGAAACGAGTAGAACAAGAACCATGTTTAGTTCGGGAGATTGGAGTTGTAAACGAAGGAGAAGTCTAGGAACGTCTGCTGAGTTCCATGATGGTTGGTTGGATTTTAAAAAGGACAATGAGTTGATCTCCGGCGATTGTATCATTTTGGAGATGATCAAAGAACCTGCTGCCAACGATGAAAAACTTGTGTTTGAATTAGTTCATGTTTTTCGCCCTCCAACAACGACTCTGCCTTCTGAGAAATGGAAGAGACCAAGAGACCATGAGAATGAGGAGACAGTGAATGTGAAACATAAGAATTCAGATCAGCACAATGAAGCTGATTTGTTTTCGGCCGAGGTATACGATTCCTTAGTGGAGATATGCAAAGAAAAGGAGGAAGTGGTGAGCGAGTTAGAGTGTCAATTGGCAGAATGTGAAGGCAAGCAATTAGGTGATGAGAATATTTTAGGACTAAGAACAATGCACGCAGAGGCAGTGGAAGACTTGAATAAATTCAGGATCCATACTTCAGCCGTATTGAACTTTTGCAAAGACAAAAGACAGAGGTTACAAAAATTGTTTGCCGATGAGAAGAAGATTCAAATGGAGAAATCTAAGATTATGGCTAGGTTTGAGGACCATCTTCGATCCATTTAA
- the LOC133743134 gene encoding non-specific lipid-transfer protein 2-like has product MKASYVAIALCTVVVVMLATAEVSMAAVTCSPVELSSCASAISSNTPPSNLCCTKIKEQKPCLCQYLNNPNLKKFVNTPNARRVARTCGTPFPRCS; this is encoded by the coding sequence ATGAAGGCATCATATGTCGCAATTGCATTATGCACTGTGGTTGTGGTGATGCTGGCCACAGCAGAGGTGTCCATGGCAGCTGTGACTTGCAGCCCAGTAGAGCTGAGCTCCTGTGCAAGTGCAATAAGCTCTAATACTCCACCATCAAATCTATGCTGCACCAAAATCAAGGAGCAGAAGCCTTGTCTCTGCCAGTACCTCAACAACCCCAACCTCAAGAAATTCGTTAACACCCCGAATGCTCGGAGAGTTGCTAGGACTTGTGGCACTCCCTTCCCCAGGTGCAGCTAG
- the LOC133746049 gene encoding L-Ala-D/L-amino acid epimerase isoform X2 — protein sequence MTSIGFSLNSLILCSTVSSTQSSKRLRPSSRMALATPTTFGFSNLLETFTVNVQRAENRPLNVPLIAPFTIATSRLERVENVAIRVELRNGCVGWGEAPILPHVTAEDQHTAMVKAKEACEFLLRNNGMTLSSVLGEIGVLLPGYEFASVRAGVEMAVIDAVATSIGVPLWRLFGGASNTITTDITIPIVPAAEAAKLASKYCKEGFKTLKLKVGNNLNSDIEVLQAIRAVHPDCSFILDANEGYSSNEAIQVLEKLYEVGVSPVLFEQPVHRDDWEGLGYVTRIARERYGVSVAADESCRSIVDVKKIAEENLANVINIKLTKVGVVGALEIIEVARASGLDLMIGGMVETRLAMGFSGHLAAGLGCFKFIDLDTPLLLSEDPVLEGYEVSGAVYKFNNARGHGGFLHWDNLA from the exons ATGACCTCAATTGGGTTCTCTCTCAACTCCCTGATCCTTTGTTCTACTGTCAGTTCAACTCAGAGCTCAAAAAGACTGAGACCCAGTTCAAGAATGGCTCTGGCCACCCCCACCACATTTGGGTTCAGTAATTTACTCGAGACTTTCACAGTCAACGTTCAGAGAGCAGAGAACAGGCCTCTGAATGTGCCTCTGATTGCTCCTTTTACGATTGCGACTTCGAGGCTTGAACGTGTTGAGAATGTTGCGATCAGAGTTGAGTTGAGAAATGGGTGTGTGGGGTGGGGTGAAGCTCCAATCTTGCCTCATGTGACTGCAGAGGATCAGCACACCGCTATGGTCAAGGCCAAGGAGGCTTGTGAGTTCCTGCTCAGGAATAATGGGATGACTTTGAGTTCGGTTTTGGGAGAGATTGGTGTGCTTCTCCCTGGATATGAGTTTGCTTCT GTTAGGGCAGGAGTCGAGATGGCTGTAATTGACGCAGTTGCTACAAGTATTGGTGTCCCGTTGTGGAGACTGTTTGGTGGAGCTTCAAATACCATAACCACTGATATAACG ATTCCGATAGTTCCTGCAGCTGAAGCTGCCAAACTGGCTTCAAAGTATTGCAAAGAAGGATTTAAAACTTTAAAGCTTAAGGTGGGAAATAATCTAAATTCAGACATAGAAGTCCTTCAAGCTATAAGAGCAGTCCACCCTGATTGCTCTTTTATCTTGGATGCTAACGAAGGATATAGCTCCAATGAAGCTATCCAAGTTCTTGAGAAATTATATG AGGTGGGAGTGAGTCCAGTTCTCTTTGAACAACCAGTTCATAGAGATGATTGGGAAGGCCTTGGATATGTTACTCGTATTGCTAGAGAAAGATATGGAGTATCAGTTGCAGCTGATGAGAGCTGTCGAAGTATAGTAGATGTTAAGAAAATAGCAGAAGAAAATCTTGCTAATGTCATTAACATTAAACTTACTAAAGTTGGGGTTGTTGGGGCCCTTGAAATCATTGAGGTTGCAAGAGCATCGGGATTGGATTTGATGATTGGTGGTATGGTTGAGACTAGACTTGCCATGGGCTTTTCTGGCCACCTTGCTGCTGGCCTTGGGTGTTTTAA GTTTATTGATCTAGATACACCCCTATTGCTGTCAGAAGATCCAGTTCTGGAGGGTTATGAAG TTTCTGGTGCTGTTTATAAGTTCAACAACGCTAGAGGCCATGGTGGATTTCTCCACTGGGACAACCTTGCTTG A
- the LOC133746049 gene encoding L-Ala-D/L-amino acid epimerase isoform X1, translated as MTSIGFSLNSLILCSTVSSTQSSKRLRPSSRMALATPTTFGFSNLLETFTVNVQRAENRPLNVPLIAPFTIATSRLERVENVAIRVELRNGCVGWGEAPILPHVTAEDQHTAMVKAKEACEFLLRNNGMTLSSVLGEIGVLLPGYEFASVRAGVEMAVIDAVATSIGVPLWRLFGGASNTITTDITIPIVPAAEAAKLASKYCKEGFKTLKLKVGNNLNSDIEVLQAIRAVHPDCSFILDANEGYSSNEAIQVLEKLYEVGVSPVLFEQPVHRDDWEGLGYVTRIARERYGVSVAADESCRSIVDVKKIAEENLANVINIKLTKVGVVGALEIIEVARASGLDLMIGGMVETRLAMGFSGHLAAGLGCFKFIDLDTPLLLSEDPVLEGYEVSGAVYKFNNARGHGGFLHWDNLAW; from the exons ATGACCTCAATTGGGTTCTCTCTCAACTCCCTGATCCTTTGTTCTACTGTCAGTTCAACTCAGAGCTCAAAAAGACTGAGACCCAGTTCAAGAATGGCTCTGGCCACCCCCACCACATTTGGGTTCAGTAATTTACTCGAGACTTTCACAGTCAACGTTCAGAGAGCAGAGAACAGGCCTCTGAATGTGCCTCTGATTGCTCCTTTTACGATTGCGACTTCGAGGCTTGAACGTGTTGAGAATGTTGCGATCAGAGTTGAGTTGAGAAATGGGTGTGTGGGGTGGGGTGAAGCTCCAATCTTGCCTCATGTGACTGCAGAGGATCAGCACACCGCTATGGTCAAGGCCAAGGAGGCTTGTGAGTTCCTGCTCAGGAATAATGGGATGACTTTGAGTTCGGTTTTGGGAGAGATTGGTGTGCTTCTCCCTGGATATGAGTTTGCTTCT GTTAGGGCAGGAGTCGAGATGGCTGTAATTGACGCAGTTGCTACAAGTATTGGTGTCCCGTTGTGGAGACTGTTTGGTGGAGCTTCAAATACCATAACCACTGATATAACG ATTCCGATAGTTCCTGCAGCTGAAGCTGCCAAACTGGCTTCAAAGTATTGCAAAGAAGGATTTAAAACTTTAAAGCTTAAGGTGGGAAATAATCTAAATTCAGACATAGAAGTCCTTCAAGCTATAAGAGCAGTCCACCCTGATTGCTCTTTTATCTTGGATGCTAACGAAGGATATAGCTCCAATGAAGCTATCCAAGTTCTTGAGAAATTATATG AGGTGGGAGTGAGTCCAGTTCTCTTTGAACAACCAGTTCATAGAGATGATTGGGAAGGCCTTGGATATGTTACTCGTATTGCTAGAGAAAGATATGGAGTATCAGTTGCAGCTGATGAGAGCTGTCGAAGTATAGTAGATGTTAAGAAAATAGCAGAAGAAAATCTTGCTAATGTCATTAACATTAAACTTACTAAAGTTGGGGTTGTTGGGGCCCTTGAAATCATTGAGGTTGCAAGAGCATCGGGATTGGATTTGATGATTGGTGGTATGGTTGAGACTAGACTTGCCATGGGCTTTTCTGGCCACCTTGCTGCTGGCCTTGGGTGTTTTAA GTTTATTGATCTAGATACACCCCTATTGCTGTCAGAAGATCCAGTTCTGGAGGGTTATGAAG TTTCTGGTGCTGTTTATAAGTTCAACAACGCTAGAGGCCATGGTGGATTTCTCCACTGGGACAACCTTGCTTGGTAA
- the LOC133746050 gene encoding reticulon-like protein B9, giving the protein MPGLVYSSDSDDIYGTSHSRLFGRERPIHQVLGGGRVADVLLWRNRNVSAALLGVMTVIWFLFEVVEYNFVTLLCHASITTMLVIFIWRMVAEIFGLTPPRIPEIILDDSTFRDVASTVHKKFNRFLSKLIDSACGKDLPFFILAIVSLYILSVIGTYFSFLNLLYLGFLCLETLPVLYEKFEDDVDHLAGKVSREIKRSYRKFEAQFLNKIPRGPVKDKKIR; this is encoded by the exons ATGCCGGGATTAGTATACTCGTCGGATTCTGATGACATCTATGGAACCAGCCACTCAAGGCTCTTTGGACGCGAGAGGCCAATTCATCAGGTTCTTGGGGGTGGCAGAG TTGCGGATGTGTTGTTGTGGAGGAACAGAAATGTATCGGCGGCGCTTTTGGGTGTGATGACCGTGATATGGTTTCTTTTCGAGGTAGTCGAGTACAATTTCGTCACCCTCCTCTGTCACGCCTCCATTACCACTATGCTTGTTATCTTCATTTGGCGCATGGTTGCAGAAATCTTCGGATT GACACCTCCTAGAATACCTGAAATTATATTAGATGACTCTACATTCAGAGATGTAGCTTCCACAGTCCATAAAAAGTTCAACCGTTTCTTGTCAAAGCTCATTGACAGTGCTTGTGGAAAAGACCTACCATTCTTCATCTTG GCAATCGTTTCTCTATACATTTTGTCTGTGATTGGAACCTATTTCAGCTTTCTGAATCTTCTTTACTTGG GGTTCCTGTGTCTGGAAACTCTGCCTGTTCTGTACGAGAAATTTGAGGACGACGTTGATCATCTAGCTGGAAAAGTTTCCCGTGAAATAAAGAGATCATACAGAAAGTTTGAGGCTCAGTTCCTCAACAAAATCCCAAGAGGCCCAGTCAAAGACAAGAAAATCAGATGA
- the LOC133745372 gene encoding uncharacterized protein LOC133745372: MKQSIIRNVSLYARTRLLSPPCCKPSSRTTQLALSTRPRLSFYSTDSQSHNQEVSKDEEDDVSDEELKMQIDDYFKGNDKAIPTIFEAILKRKLTGKHEQTDEKLMEELCGKRQGSLSDDEEEDEEEIESDLDELYGSDEKAADLNQAMDKLMKEMPITKREN; encoded by the exons ATGAAACAGTCTATCATAAGAAATGTCTCCCTTTATGCTCGTACTcgtcttctctctcctccctgcTGCAAACCCAGTTCTAGGACTACCCAACTCGCTCTTTCGACTCGGCCCAGATTGAGCTTCTACTCGACTGACTCTCAATCACATAACCAAGAGGTTTCCaaagatgaagaagacgacgTCAGTGACGAAG AGCTGAAAATGCAGATTGACGACTACTTTAAAGGAAATGACAAGGCAATACCAACTATCTTTGAGGCAATTCTGAAGAGGAAGTTAACAGGGAAGCATGAACAGACTGATGAGAAGTTGATGGAAGAACTTTGCGGGAAGAGGCAGGGATCGCTGAGTGACGATGAagaggaggatgaggaagagATTGAATCTGATTTGGATGAGTTGTATGGGAGTGATGAGAAGGCTGCTGATTTGAATCAGGCAATGGATAAGTTGATGAAGGAAATGCCAATCACGAAAAGAGAAAATTGA